From a single Brassica napus cultivar Da-Ae chromosome C9, Da-Ae, whole genome shotgun sequence genomic region:
- the LOC125593447 gene encoding G-type lectin S-receptor-like serine/threonine-protein kinase At1g61480, whose amino-acid sequence MANLSISSNGTLLLLDRNHGPVWSSGGTFASNSSRAELSDSGNLIVIDNVSGRTLWESFEHLSDTMLPFSPLTCNLTTGEKRVLTSWKSYTDPSPGDFVTQITPQVPSQVLTTRGSKPYYRSGPWAKIRFTGIPLMNETLASEFSYPQDANGSGSFSFVGRDSKLSRLVLTPEGHLKRFQHSGTKWEVTYEGPLANSCDVYGLCGPFGLCVRSVPPKCKCFKGFVPKYKEEWERGNRTDGCVRRTELLCYGNSTGKSQNVFHPVANIKPPDSYKFADLDAEECYQSCLRNCSCLAFAFIREIGCLMWNHELMDTVQFSSGGELLSIRLARSELDGNKRKKTITASLVSLFLFVILGSAVFCVWRYRVKHNEKISNDASQDAWSNDLTPQDFSSLCFFEMNIIQTATNNFSLSNKLGHGGFGSVYKVIYLNLFQGKLQDGKEIAVKRLSSSSRQGKEEFMNEIIGLLCVQHQPVDRPNTLELMSMLTTKSDLPSPEKPIFVVHKRDYESLSNPLITFNEMTQSVIIGR is encoded by the exons ATGGCAAATCTAAGTATCAGCAGCAATGGAACTCTTCTCTTATTGGATAGAAACCATGGCCCTGTCTGGTCTAGTGGAGGAACTTTCGCATCTAATAGTTCTCGTGCAGAGCTTTCAGACAGTGGAAATCTTATTGTCATAGACAACGTTTCCGGACGAACACTATGGGAAAGCTTTGAGCATCTTAGTGATACTATGCTCCCTTTCTCACCCTTGACGTGTAATCTCACGACCGGTGAGAAGCGGGTGTTGACTTCTTGGAAAAGTTACACTGATCCATCGCCTGGTGATTTTGTGACTCAGATTACACCGCAAGTTCCATCACAGGTGCTTACCACGAGAGGCTCAAAGCCTTATTATCGAAGCGGTCCATGGGCTAAAATAAGGTTCACGGGGATACCACTAATGAATGAAACGTTAGCAAGTGAATTCAGCTATCCACAGGATGCAAACGGGTCAGGGTCTTTCTCTTTTGTAGGAAGAGACTCCAAACTTTCACGTCTAGTTCTAACACCAGAGGGCCATCTTAAAAGGTTTCAACATAGTGGGACCAAGTGGGAAGTAACCTATGAGGGTCCATTAGCCAATTCATGCGATGTTTACGGTTTATGTGGACCTTTTGGGTTGTGTGTTAGGTCCGTACCTCCAAAGTGTAAATGCTTCAAAGGGTTTGTTCCAAAATATAAAGAGGAGTGGGAAAGAGGAAACCGGACTGATGGTTGTGTAAGGCGAACCGAACTACTTTGTTATGGAAACTCTACTGGCAAATCTCAAAATGTCTTCCATCCTGTTGCCAACATAAAGCCTCCAGACTCTTACAAATTTGCAGATTTGGATGCTGAAGAATGCTACCAAAGTTGCCTCCGAAACTGTTCTTGCTTGGCCTTTGCTTTTATTCGGGAAATTGGGTGCTTAATGTGGAATCATGAGTTAATGGACACAGTGCAGTTTTCTTCAGGAGGAGAGCTTCTTTCCATTCGTCTTGCACGTTCTGAGTTGG ATGGAAATAAGCGCAAGAAGACCATCACTGCTAGTCTTGTCagcctttttctttttgtgataTTGGGTTCTGCTGTGTTTTGTGTTTGGAGATACAGAGTGAAACATAATG aaaaaatatcaaacgATGCTTCACAAGATGCATGGAGCAATGATCTGACACCACAAGATTTCTCaagtttatgtttctttgaaATGAATATTATTCAAACTGCCACCAATAATTTTAGCCTCTCAAATAAACTTGGGCATGGTGGATTTGGTTCAGTTTATAAGGT aatatatttaaatctgTTTCAGGGGAAGCTTCAAGATGGCAAAGAAATTGCTGTAAAACGGCTTTCTAGCAGCTCTAGACAGGGAAAAGAGGAATTCATGAATGAGATA ATTGGTCTGCTCTGTGTTCAACACCAACCTGTGGACAGACCCAACACACTTGAGTTGATGTCTATGCTCACCACAAAATCAGATCTTCCATCACCAGAGAAACCTATATTTGTAGTGCATAAGAGGGATTATGAATCCTTGTCTAATCCTTTGATTACCTTCAATGAGATGACACAGTCTGTGATCATCGGGCGTTAA